The Vibrio penaeicida sequence AGAACTAAGCCGCCTGAAATGAGTGAGAAACCAATGATCAATTTAGAACTAAACCCAGGAAACATCAGCTTAAGCCAGCTACGCCAAGTAAGCCGCGCGCCAGTCAACTTATCGCTCGACCCATCGGCTATTCCGGGTATCGAAGCAAGCACTCAAGTGGTCAATGAAGTGATCGCGGAAAACCGAGTCGTTTATGGCATTAACACAGGTTTTGGTCTTTTAGCGAATACGCGTATTGCCCCAGAAGATCTCGAAGTGCTGCAAAAGAGTATTGTACTTTCTCATGCTGCGGGTATCGGCACACTGATGCACGATGAAACCGTTCGCCTAATGATGGTTTTGAAAATCAACAGTTTGGCTCGTGGCTATTCTGGCATCCGACTGCAAGTCATTAATGCGCTGATCACGCTTGTTAATTCGCAAGTTTACCCGTGCGTCCCTCAAAAAGGGTCGGTTGGTGCGTCTGGCGACTTGGCACCACTGGCGCACATGAGCACCGTATTGCTCGGTGAAGGTGAAGCGCGCCACAATGGCAAGATCATCTCCGGTATCGAAGCACTGAAGATTGCAGGTTTAGAACCTATCACCCTTGCACCAAAAGAAGGGTTAGCGCTACTGAACGGTACACAAGCTTCAACCGCTTTTGCGTTGGAAGGCCTGTTTGCTGCTGAAGATTTATTTGCCTCAGCAACCGTGTGTGGTGCGATGTCGGTAGAAGCTGCGTTAGGTAGCCGACGCCCATTCGACCCTCGTGTTCATCGAGTTCGTGGCCACCGCAGCCAAATGGATGCCGCGGCAGCGTACCGATATCTACTGGATAACAGCAGTGAGATCGGCGAATCCCATACCGACTGTGAAAAAGTTCAAGACCCATATTCGCTGCGCTGTCAGCCGCAAGTTATGGGAGCATGCATGCAGCAAATTCGCAATTCCGCCGAAACACTGCAAGTTGAAGCTAACGCGGTTTCTGATAACCCATTAGTCTTTGCAGATGACGGCGACATCATTTCGGGAGGCAACTTCCACGCAGAACCTGTGGCGATGGCAGCCGATAATCTCGCACTGGCGATTGCAGAAATAGGCAGCCTATCTGAGCGTCGAATGGCGTTGTTGATCGACAGTGCACTAAGCAAGCTACCGCCCTTCCTTGTCGATAATGGCGGTGTAAACTCTGGCTTTATGATTGCTCAGGTAACGTCGGCTGCATTGGCGAGTGAAAACAAAACCCTAGCCCACCCAGCTTCAATTGATAGCCTTCCAACATCAGCTAACCAAGAAGATCACGTATCTATGGCGACGTTTGCAGGCAGAAGATTACGTGATATGGCAGAAAATACTCGTGGGATCCTCGCTGTTGAATACCTATCGGCAGCGCAAGGTTTGGACTTCCGTGCACCATTGAAGTCTTCTCCACGTGTAGAAGAGGCAAAGAATATTCTGAGAGAGAAGGTGTCTTTCTACGATAAGGACCGTTATTTTGCTCCAGATATTGAACAAGCCAACGCATTGTTAAAACTGGCTGTTCACAACCACCTGATGCCAGAAAAGACGTTAGCGTCGGTATAGCAAACTGTTTGAACGGTTTTTGAACAAACTGTCTTTTTGCGCACATAACCATAAGATTACCTCCCTTCGGGGAGGTTAATTTTCACTGGATAGACCATTTATCAATAAATGTCGGATATAATCGCCCCAGTTTTTGTAATTAACCGTGAATTATGTTTCTAACACCTTACTTCTCAATCCAAGACAACCAATTTCAGTTCACTCGCCAGCAAGCAAGTCATTTTGCTAAGAAAGTGGCGGGCGACTACAACCCAATCCATGACGAAGATAACAAGCGCTTCTGTGTTCCTGGCGATTTGTTGTTTGCCGTTCTGCTGAACCAGGAAGGCGTAAGCCAGAAAATGCGATTCGATTTTTCGGGAATGGTTTCGGAAGGCATTGCGTTGTCTGTTGAAGAAAAAGGAGAAACAGAAAGCGCGCTCGTCGATGCAAATGGCAAAGAATATTTGCACATGCACCACGAAGGTGATGTATCGACAGACGCTAAGTTCATTGAATGCCTGACGAAATCTTACGTGCAGTTTTCTGGCATGAACTTTCCTCACATCATGGTGCCTCTCATGGAGGACAAACAAATGATGATTAATTGC is a genomic window containing:
- a CDS encoding DUF3581 domain-containing protein, whose protein sequence is MFLTPYFSIQDNQFQFTRQQASHFAKKVAGDYNPIHDEDNKRFCVPGDLLFAVLLNQEGVSQKMRFDFSGMVSEGIALSVEEKGETESALVDANGKEYLHMHHEGDVSTDAKFIECLTKSYVQFSGMNFPHIMVPLMEDKQMMINCKRPLVMYESMEVEFNRIDLSEPSVEFTGATFDIEGKRGQVTLNFRFTENGEVVGKGVKRMVASGLKPYEKEAVDDLVERFNARKDAFIAAQVEAA
- the hutH gene encoding histidine ammonia-lyase, which produces MSEKPMINLELNPGNISLSQLRQVSRAPVNLSLDPSAIPGIEASTQVVNEVIAENRVVYGINTGFGLLANTRIAPEDLEVLQKSIVLSHAAGIGTLMHDETVRLMMVLKINSLARGYSGIRLQVINALITLVNSQVYPCVPQKGSVGASGDLAPLAHMSTVLLGEGEARHNGKIISGIEALKIAGLEPITLAPKEGLALLNGTQASTAFALEGLFAAEDLFASATVCGAMSVEAALGSRRPFDPRVHRVRGHRSQMDAAAAYRYLLDNSSEIGESHTDCEKVQDPYSLRCQPQVMGACMQQIRNSAETLQVEANAVSDNPLVFADDGDIISGGNFHAEPVAMAADNLALAIAEIGSLSERRMALLIDSALSKLPPFLVDNGGVNSGFMIAQVTSAALASENKTLAHPASIDSLPTSANQEDHVSMATFAGRRLRDMAENTRGILAVEYLSAAQGLDFRAPLKSSPRVEEAKNILREKVSFYDKDRYFAPDIEQANALLKLAVHNHLMPEKTLASV